Part of the Echeneis naucrates chromosome 18, fEcheNa1.1, whole genome shotgun sequence genome is shown below.
ATCCCCGTCCTCGTTCTGCCCTTGTTCAGCCCTTCTGgagtcactgctgctgtctcttATGGGTGCTGCAGAGGAAGTGGACTGCAGGGCCTGGAGAGTTGGAGCTTCGGCAGAGTCTGAGTGTATCAGTTTAATATGCTCCTCTAGGAACACAGAGTCAGGGCAGAAGGTTCCACACAAAGAGCAGATGTAGGTGTGACTGGGGAACTGTTGACCTGAAATAACAGAGCAGTGTGAATTTTTAAAAGCACacaatgctgaaaaaaaaaccccctTGGTAGTAGCCTCAGTGATCAGCAGTCAGTTCTCAATCAGATTCCACCTGGTCTTAAGTTCAGACTGTGGGCACTGAAAAACCAGAGAACACCAAAGCTTATTTTGTGGCGAGGAGAGGAGTCACCACTGAGCAGTAACAAACCTGCACAGTCAGAGCTTCTGACCTGGCACAAAGACGGTTTCTGAAGGAGGTACCAGCATAGAGTCCATATCCTCAGAGTCCACCAAAACTTACCAGAACTGGGCGAGGACCTGACCAGGACTATGTGAGTTAATATGGCTCACACAATCTCTCCACATGGTTCACACTGTCTCTCCATGTTTCCACAAGATCTCTCTATCCTTATTTTGGTTTATTAGTGTTTCTCCTTTTATCCCTCTCCCACCCCACCTCACCCACCTGCCTCAGGCCTTTCTGCACTGTCCCCCAGGGggctccctccctctgctgagGAGCTCTGGGGCTCCATAGAGAAGTCAGGGGGCTGGACATGTGAGAGTGGAACCTGGGCCTGGTCAAgtctttctccttccctctttggtggctcatcttcatcatcattgtccGTCTCAGCAGTCAGGGTGTTCTCACACTCAGGTTCCTTCATAACTACGAAAAATACCAGAGTCAATTCAGCCAGTGGTCACCATGACTACAAACAGGCAAGATAGTGGCCTTATCTTAACTGAACAAATTACAGATGTGCTTGATGCTGTTGTATCTAGCAGTGCATAGCAGTCACCTTCAGTTATTTCCTCTGACTCAATTATCTGCTGAATCAATTCATGgctaaataatgaaatattgatATTTGATAATAAAAGATATAACAAgtgatataaaatatatgattttGACTAAATGGGTCCCCACCTACATTTTATGGAAATTAAGCTGAGGACTTAACTTTGATACTAACTCGTCTGTCATTCTATATCTATCTCATCAGGGTGAGCGAGTCTGCAGCATGCTTGGCCCAAGCTCTAATAAAGATGTTGACAGACTGATCATTTAAACATCACACTGAACAAAGACAGAGTTTCAAAATTACAGGTACATTTTTTGGTGTTATATGTGAAATTTACTTCATCTTAGGTGAGGTGTctcttctgtcagtcagtgtcaCTGGACGTCCTGATCTTCCTGTATTTTACTGTCTGCATTGACCTAACAGTAACTGAGAGCCCTGTCTCCACGTTGTGTGGCACCTTTGAGACCGCAGAGCCTGTTTACCTTTCAAGTCTGATGAATATTCAATGGGCGCGATCCATTCGTAGTCATACATCCGTTTACTTCCAGACGGGAGCATGCTGAAGATGTCGTCCGTGGTGGATTCGGGGTCTCCGTGGCCATGCCCGGAGCCCACCATCCCGCTGTCAGGCCACAGGCTCAGAGAGTGAGAATCCTGGTCTTGTCGAGTCTCCCTCCCGCTGCTAGTCAAGCTGCTCTGGTCTGCTTCCATGTCAGTGCAGCCTCTGGAGTTCTTGTCTTTCATCAGATAGTCACAGATCGCGTCTATGTTTTCCTTCTTTACCCCGGGCATGACGGCTTTGGCTCTGCGGGGGTCGGTGTTGTTGTGCTTGGTTCCGGAGCTGAAGTCAGGCTTCTTGAGGCCAGCCTCTGTAGACGGCTCTGCGGTCACAGCTCCGGTGTACGGGTCCCTGCAGTTCCTCTGGACTGTATCTAGCCTCGCCTTCAGCACTTCGATCTCCTCGGTTTTCTCCCGTAGCTCCATTTTCAGGACACGGATCCGGATGCTTACCATTTTGCGGATCTCAGACAGCGCTGACTCCAACACGACGGTGATGTTTCTGCCGAGATGCTCGGTGATGTCGCTGACAGAGCAGAGTAGCTCCTCGTCTGGCTCCAGCTCCAGGAAATCGTCGTCGGCTCGGTTTGCGGACCCGGGAGGCTCCATGAATGCGCCGTGAACTTCAGGAGTCAGGCTCGATTCAGCGAAACTGTAGTTTCTCCTGCGACTCATAGATTATCTTGTGTGAGTTTGGGGACAGTTTAGCTAGCTACACGGTACTAAGCAAGCTAATGTTTGGGTGATGCTGACAGATAGCAGCTAGCACAGTTAGCACAGTCAGAGTTAGCACGAGTAACTCCGGAAAAACAGGATCataacttcaaaataaaagcgccAACACCCCATACCACTGCCAGGATTGAAGTGCTACaataatacttttatttttaaaaataaataaaaggaaatgcgCAATATATTATTAGATTACTTCACATTCGCCAGTCGAGTTAGAGTCATGGCTGAAATTACAAGTAGCGCCCCCTGAAGGTTTTAAAAGTAGATCAATTATTATTGTGCTCGTTATTATGTATAAATACAGGTTCACAATTAAGAAACCTGCCTTATAAGAGCAAAGTGGCCCCCAGTGGCCCCACACAACgtacagacccccccccccccaaaaaaaacaaaaacaaaacagaacaaaacaaaaacataaaaataaaaaatctcacACTGTCACAGATATTTTTAGcctctgtggtggtggtggtggtgaggggagGTTGAAAAAGCTGAGGAGCACAGAATATATGCCTCCATTTTAATTAACTGAGCAAATAACTAATTGGACAAAAATGTCCGTCGTCTTTtggtctttttcattttccattgcAGATATCAGTCCAATATTGTCAGATATAACGATCACAAAATTAACTGTAAATTCAAATCCAAATATATTCATCATGTGTCCTGGAGGCAGAGCAGAAAGAATTCAGTCTGAATAACTATATATCAGACTCATTCACACCATCTTGTACTTTACACCATTTTGTCAccactgtcacactgtgtgtgtgtgtgtgtgtaataaaaaagcaaaatgacatTATATGTGGTGAATTTATTGCTGAGCCATCACTGAACTTGTGATCCTCTTCCTGTGATTGTAAGTCCGCTGCTGTCATACATTCCTGAGTAAGGGCTAGAACAGAACAAAGGAAAGAACTGCTGTGTCAATTCCTGTATTgttaaaaaatctgaatctgaatttaACACTGAACCAAATCCAAGCACAGTAAAACAAGAACGTTTAGGCAGAACAAGTCCTTCGATTATGGAGGGATCTATTTGTTTAGTGAGTGATTATTAACCAGAGAACTCTGCGCTTGTATCTtgggaaaaatattttgacaacTGAATGTCATGCATTGAATAATTCTTATTTCAATTGTCAGTGATATACACAGTCTGAATAGTTTGAACAGGACTAAAGCGAAACAGTGGTCTGATCAACTATGAATTTAGGAAGGTGGTCAAGCCACGTTAATCGTAGTAAAATAGGAAACGAAACAAATGTCTTCAAAATAATGCAGTCGTCATCAGTTGTCTGATGGTGCGACAGCAACAATGTGTAGAGGCATAAAAAAAGGAGGATGAACccattaaaacagaaactcCGACTCCATCTCCCATACTAAAGTGACAGAAAACTCAATAATTAATGAAGTCAAAAGATTAGAGTAAGATCATATTTCTATTAATAAAGTGAGGCATTGGCGTAtgcaaattataataatattaataaagtaAGCATTTCTAAATagacatgaataaataatcaattAAGAAAAGATTTTGAAAAACTGACAAGGAAATCGAGCCATTTTTTAATGCGGGAGAATCTACAACAGTGACTGTCAGCTGAGGCCAGGATTTTTAGCAACacgacttttattttgaaaagacgAAGCAGCGCAGTTACTGTGGACATCTTGACACTGGCACGGCCTTAAGTCTCCAGTCAGTTAGTCTCATCGTACAGGACGTGTGATCCAGCtcagactgagacagacacgGGAGAGAATCTCCAACAGACGGCCACCAGCACCGGGCGAGGGGCTCACCTCATAGTCAGTCAGCAGAATGGGTATGTGTGCTAAAATTCCTGTAAAACTAAATAACAGCACGTCACCTGTTATTGAATCAGCAGATCAGCTGGCACAATGACTATTTTGATCATTCATAAAATAACTAggtatttgtttttatctcagaGAAACATAGACATGAGCTGGAAGATTTTATTAGTGATACCAGTTATAAAGTTATTGTTACTCAACCAGCAGAGTATAGTGTACTAAAGAATCAACTGTAATTAGATCAAATACCACAATTACTGTGTGTTcctctcacattcacacaagtCTGTAGAAATATCTCACTtataaaatatatgattttgatgacaaccttaaaaaaaaaaatacaaagagctTTGATGTTTAGACTTTTGCCCATTAAAGATATTTCATACTTTCTGATGAATCAGCTTTATTTCAACCACTAATTTATATCATACAGATGATTATTATGGTACTTGTAGATAGAAATACTTACATTACTTCACATTTAAATTAGGGCTGTCAAACGATTCACATTTTAGTCAGATGAATCTCATGGCAGATGTGGGTTAATTTAGAGTAATCACGATTAAGATTCATtcactataatttttttttattttgtgggggcaaaaaaactaatgaaagaAGACAATATATCAGTAAAAATACCAAGCACATTATATTTAGAAGCCACTCTTTttgttactttctttcttttttgtaaatgaGCAAATAACCACATCAATGTGGGCCTCTTATTCATATTTTAGCCAGCTACTGAGACAGACACGCTTGTTTACTTTTTTATCagcaagtcaaatcaaatcaaatcaaatgtatttacatagcgccaaatcataacaaagttacatcaaggcactttatgtGGTCTAGagcaaactctttataaaattatttagagagACCCTACAGATTCCCCGATGAGCAAgtacttggcaacagtggcaaaaaGAAACTTCCTTTAggaggcagaaccaggctcagggggggtggccatctggCTCGACCAGTTGGGTACAGAGAGATGTTCGGGGGTAGGGAATAAGAGCaagaggaggggatattcaatacaggtgcagaCAGGAAtttatgatgctgcatgaagttcatgaagatgaacagggatttctaagaagcgtggttattgtcagtgcatacaaagggaggaggaggagggagagagagagagaggttcagtccttcccccagcagcctaggcttatagcagcatagctaaaagaggaggactttaactttttaactatcagctctgtcgCGCAGAAAAGTTTCAAGCCTGGTCATGAAAACTGCTAAAGAGTCTGGccccggactgatactggaagttggttcgatagaagaagagcctgataactgaaagatctgcctccagatttactcttggagactctaggaaacaaaagtaaacctccatctagagagcggagtggcctgctaggacagtaaggaactatgagctctctgagatatgatggagcttggtcattcAGAGCTTTATCTGttagaaggattttaaattttattctgtattttacaGGCAGCCAATGAAGAACAGCTAACACAGGAtagatgtgatctcttttcctggtTCCTGTTaattcgtgcagcagcattctaaattaactgaaggcctttaagagatttgtttggacatccagatagtaatgagttacaggTGTATAACCGAGAAGTTACAgatgcatggactagtttttctgcattctcTTGAGAgtggatgtttctgattttcctaatgtttctttcttcttcttcaagaAAGCTGTCCTATTGACTTGTTTTaggtgagggacaaaggacatgtcctcaTCAAAAGTTACTAGTTAgtttctaacagtggagctggaagccaaagtaatgctgtccagactgattagatgattagatagtgtttctctgaggtgcttagggccaagtacaataacttcagttttgtctgaatttagaaataaaaagttacggatcatccagacttttatgtcttcaagacatgtctgcagtgtgacgatctgactgacttcatttggcttaattgataaatacagctgagtgtcgtctgcataacagtggaaattgatgctgtgtttcctgataatgttgcctaaaggaagcagatatagggtgaagaggattggtccaagatGGTCCAAGAAGCTGACCGCTTGTTATGCACAATGTGACCAGGAGTAGCAAGATATTACAAGCCAGCAGTGTTAGCTTTTCATGGGCTCCTGAATGAGCACACCACTAGTGATGGAGATATCAATTCTGTGGTATCGATATGCCGATACTCGCACACAACTCATTTGAGTATCGGTAATTCTAGGAAAGTATTGATactcattaaatgtaaaataaaagtgcatgtaTCACTTCTGAATCTTTTAATGTAACTTACTCCAGCGTTTTGTGCCCTTTCCAAGGGACAGTCCTGCATGCTAATGCTCGACCTTACTCTGTACTGCTGGCTGTCATCTTTGGCGGCAACTGAAGGGTGACTCTGCTTGAACAAACTTCATTAACGCACTGCTATGCAATATGCATGGCCAaagatgtttggttttttttcaggattttgaAACATGTTAATTGTGTAAAAATGTTCAATCAAATTAATCATACAAATGAATTAATATGGATTAACGCTTTAATTTTGACAGCTCTAGTTTAAAAGTTAGATTATTATAAATTAAAGGAAGTCTTCACTATGACAGTGACAGACTCCACTGCTCATCACAATTTCAGTCTGATCTGAGCAGCGGTAGTTAGGGAAGATGGGTCCTCTATGTCCTGAGGAcctttttatttacataaataacACAAGGACAGCATGTATTTCTCTCATTGGGTTTGAGGCAGCAGCATAATAGATTATCCTTAACATCATGACCACTGGCCTAATATTGTGTAGGTACCTTTCACTGCCAACACAGCCCTGACACATTGAGCCCTGGACTGCTCTAGACCTGTGAAGGTTAGCTGCAATATCtggacaaacacatttgcaGCAGATCTGTTTTAATCCTAGAAGTTGGGAGGGGTAGCCCCCATCAATTGGACTTTTTTGTCCAGCTCATCCTAAAGATGTTAGATTGTCTTGAGTTGTGTGCAATTTGGTTGTTTCTAAGACCATTCCTGAACCATTCCTACTATTACAGTGAGGCAAGGAACAatttcctgctgaaagaggccactgtCATTAGGAAATATGTTTCCATAAAGGGCTGGACTTGCTCTGAACAATGTTTCGGTACATGGGAGCCTTCACTCCCCAAAACCATCAGTGAGCCTTGGTCACAAAAGTCCCTGCCAATGGTTCAGTGGTTTCTTTCCATTGGTAGTTAATGGAATGTTCTGATCACTGCAGACCAGGAgcatcccacagagctgcagtgttggagatgACCTGACTTGGTTGGCGAAAtatcacagttttttctttgtcaaaatCACTAATATCTTCAGACTTCACCATCATCTGCTTTCACACATCAACTTTAGGACtaaatgttcacttgctgccCAATAAATCCCCCTACTCACCAATTAACCAGTTAATTCAATATTATTCAATACAGcagtcataatgttatggcttaTTGGTGTAAACTGCTTCCTGACTTATCTGTCCTTctaggtcagaggtcaaacacacaaccttccTGTCACTGCAATGGGCCTTTAGGCCACTTATTAAGAGCTTTGGCTTATCATAGACTGACGAGCGTCCCTTCCTTACTTACaatttaatgatttcatttcattttaatacagCGTGTTTCTTCCGCAGATGCTCCCAGACTGAGGGTACATTTGTCAACATGTGAAGACAACCTCCCAGCAGGTAACTCCAGTCTAGTTTCATTATCAATGTAGAGTTTAAAATCTAGCTAAAGTAGCTGTTCTAGTGGCACATAGCCAAAATGACTCTTATTTACTTTACACTGGTATATTGGTGATGTTCCACTGGTTTATGCCACTTATAAAGGCCACTTGCAGACAGAATGGTTTCTGGCAACATGCCAGTTCCAGGTCTCATGACACTGAAAACTGATGTATTATACTTATGTATACTTATGTACTTATATGTACTTATTCCACGGGGAAAAAATTTAAGTAATGTTAGATGGCATTGGAGGAAAAGTCAGTTAGAGAGCAATGAGACACAAAATTCATTAGAACAGGGTGTTCTCAGTATAGTTCACTGTAATGTGCCTGTTATGTTGATATTCATACtcaagaagaaacaaagtttaTCATGATGCTTGGCCTGTCAATACCTCTGTGGTCAGATGAGCAGGCACATGATTTCAAAGGAAAATCATGTGACTGAATTTGAAGTGGTTTATACCTTGAACCTATGAATTGGTCTGAAGTCACTTATTAATCAGGGAGTCAGTAGCACAGTGCCATCACTTACCCTGATGACTGAGGAGTGTGTAGTTTAACCACAGTGTGAATCATTCTGTTGTTTGAATTTAACAGTGATCAttcattaacattcattcattctacgATCACTGAAGACAACTGAAAGGTGTTCATAATGTAAGCAGGTCAGATATATAATAAATTCATGTTCACACTGAGGAGTAATTTTTCCATGATTTAAGTcctctttttaaataatgtcaaCATCCAGATAATTACTCACTTACTGCTTCACTTACTTGAATTCATGCTGTTTCATTCATTGTGTCCTAAGACTTTTAACAAACTCCATATCAATAAACACTCAAAGAAACCAGATCGTCGGGGATGAcactttgtgacatcacaaactctgagaagtcctgacagctgctTTTGATTACattaattttggtttttatgcAGTGTTTGAATATAGGCTGTGAGTATTTCTCAAGCATTTCTGTGATATTTTCTCAGTGTTAACATAAAACCTAGACCTCAGTTAGAATCAAGGACAACTTGGAGATTGACTGAATGAACCTGAAACATCTATATTTACACTATGTGAACATCTACCATTCAGCTCTGACTGTTtatctcagatttttttctgactcTTTGTGTTCAGCTCTTCCTGTGTTTCTGGATGTGATTAGAGGTCCTGATCGCCTTCCTGCGCAAAAccatttaaaggaaatgttGAAAGGGAAGCTCCACATTCTGCAGGTTGATAGCACCAAGGTCAACGCTCTCTTCATGGTACAGcgcatgacacacacacacacacacacacacacacacacacacacacacacacatgctcacgcACAGACACAATATCTAGCtctgactttttctctttttctgtctgtaggAGCTATCTGCTCATGTTGTCTCCATCAACAGTgaagaaaaagttatttttgtaaGATTCGAAACCTTTCAGGAAATATGGAAGTTTACCACTTACTACATGATAGGTACGTCAGTGtaattttttgtaatattttgtgGTATTTTCTTAAAAACTAATTATTATGGTATATCAATGCTGCATTTCTCTTTGGTATTCTTTCATCATCATGTTTCTGttcttccccctttcttttaGGTTTCCTAGGTCAGTGTATGGAGAATTTGTTGTTTGACCCAACGTTCTGGCTCAGTTCCTTTGAGGATGATGTTTCTATTGAAGTTTCTATTCCGGAGGAAACACTCAACCTAACCTACAAACGTATTCTCATGCAGGAGGGTAAGTCATGACCTTATAGTAGAGAAAAGAATTTCTCTGCATGTCTGTACTGAGCAGAATCAAAGAAATCCACCGTTGTAAAAGTGGAAATGTAGTAATGACACCTGAGTCTGGATGTTATTTTGTAGTAATAACCAGTGAGTGTTAGTGATATAATATAGTACTGATGTAATAACTACGCACATTCCTCCTATCCTCAGGCTCACTATTTGCCCGCTGTATTGGCAACCAGATATTTGACAGCTCCATGTCTAGCGGAGAGTTGTACCTGGAGCAGGGAGAAATAGCTCAGTTTGAGCCTCCCTTCCTGGGTTCAGGGTGGACTGTCCTCTGCCTAGCTGATGGAGCCCGGGGTACTTCACCCAAACCTGCTCTGGAGGCAGTCATCCCATTTCATCAGTGAGTCGCCTCTGCACTCAGAGCTGTGCGGATGATACAGTCGGTTCTCCTCTTCTATGTGACATAGGAGGTTTTATGGTCTGGTCTAATTTCCGTTAACAGGTGGTTTCTGAAATCCTGTGCTGAGAGCATTTTAGTTGGTGATGGGAAACAGACATGTGACTTCCCTCTGCAGTTTGGTAAGAGCAGTAATAATTTCATAAACCATATAATAGTAGTCCAAATACATGTAAATTAGATTATTCAGTGAGCATTAACCTTACCCAAATTGCTGACAGACATACTCATTAc
Proteins encoded:
- the znf16l gene encoding zinc finger protein 16-like isoform X2, which encodes MSRRRNYSFAESSLTPEVHGAFMEPPGSANRADDDFLELEPDEELLCSVSDITEHLGRNITVVLESALSEIRKMVSIRIRVLKMELREKTEEIEVLKARLDTVQRNCRDPYTGAPDFSSGTKHNNTDPRRAKAVMPGVKKENIDAICDYLMKDKNSRGCTDMEADQSSLTSSGRETRQDQDSHSLSLWPDSGMVGSGHGHGDPESTTDDIFSMLPSGSKRMYDYEWIAPIEYSSDLKVMKEPECENTLTAETDNDDEDEPPKREGERLDQAQVPLSHVQPPDFSMEPQSSSAEGGSPLGDSAERPEAGQQFPSHTYICSLCGTFCPDSVFLEEHIKLIHSDSAEAPTLQALQSTSSAAPIRDSSSDSRRAEQGQNEDGDGVGIRQGGGPVKKEIKSEGGYECGDCGRHFNYLGNLRQHQRIHTGEKPFMCPECGERFRHAARLKSHRLVHSGAQSPFPCPQCGKGFSVLSGLKRHQRVHTGESPYACPQCGRRFKELGNLYTHQRIHSGATPYCCQQCGRSFRHLGTYKSHRCTLAQ
- the znf16l gene encoding zinc finger protein 16-like isoform X1, producing the protein MSRRRNYSFAESSLTPEVHGAFMEPPGSANRADDDFLELEPDEELLCSVSDITEHLGRNITVVLESALSEIRKMVSIRIRVLKMELREKTEEIEVLKARLDTVQRNCRDPYTGAVTAEPSTEAGLKKPDFSSGTKHNNTDPRRAKAVMPGVKKENIDAICDYLMKDKNSRGCTDMEADQSSLTSSGRETRQDQDSHSLSLWPDSGMVGSGHGHGDPESTTDDIFSMLPSGSKRMYDYEWIAPIEYSSDLKVMKEPECENTLTAETDNDDEDEPPKREGERLDQAQVPLSHVQPPDFSMEPQSSSAEGGSPLGDSAERPEAGQQFPSHTYICSLCGTFCPDSVFLEEHIKLIHSDSAEAPTLQALQSTSSAAPIRDSSSDSRRAEQGQNEDGDGVGIRQGGGPVKKEIKSEGGYECGDCGRHFNYLGNLRQHQRIHTGEKPFMCPECGERFRHAARLKSHRLVHSGAQSPFPCPQCGKGFSVLSGLKRHQRVHTGESPYACPQCGRRFKELGNLYTHQRIHSGATPYCCQQCGRSFRHLGTYKSHRCTLAQ